CGTCGTGTTCCCCCGCCAGCAGGCGCTGGGCGCCCACATAGGCGATCATCGCCCCGTTGTCGGTGCAGAAGCGCCCGCGGGGATAGTGGACCTCGGCGCCGCGCTTGCCGGCCTCCCGCTCCAGACGCTCGCGCAGGCGCCGATTGGCGCTGACCCCGCCGGCCACCACCAGTCGCTTGAGCCCGGTCGCCTCCAGGGCCCGGCGGCACTTGATCGCCAGGGTGTCGACCACGGCGTCCTCGAAGGCCCGGGCCACGTCGGCCCGAGCCGCCTCGTCCAGGGCACCCTCCGCCTCGAGCCGGCGGATGGCGGTCAGGGTATGGGTCTTCAACCCCGAGAAGCTGAAGTCCAGACCGGGGCGGTCGGTCATCGGGCGCGGGAAGCGCAGCCGCGTCGGGTCGCCGGCCTCTGCCAGGCGTGCCACCGCGGGGCCGCCGGGGTAGTCGAGGCCGAGCATCTTGGCGGCCTTGTCGAAGGCCTCGCCGGCGGCGTCGTCCACCGACTCGCCGAGCAGCCGATAGCGGCCCAGGCCGGCGACCTCCACGAGCTGGGTATGGCCGCCGGAGACCAGCAGGGCCACGAAGGGAAAGGCCGGCGGTGCGTCCTCCAGCATGGGGGCCAGCAGGTGGCCCTCCATGTGATGGACGCCGAGCACCGGGATGTCCAGCGCCCGGGCCAGGCCGTGGGCGGTGCTGGCGCCGACCATCAGTGCGCCGACCAGGCCGGGGCCGGCGGTATAGGCAATGGCGTCGAGCCGGGAGCGCGTCAGGCCGGCGTCGTCCAGTACGCGCTGGATCAGCGGCAGCAGGCGGCGGGTGTGGTCGCGGGAGGCGAGCTCCGGCACCACGCCGCCGTATTCGGCATGCATGGCGACCTGGCTGTGGAGGGCGTCGGCCGCGAGGCCGCGCTCGGTGTCGTAGAGGGCGACGCCGGTCTCGTCGCAGGAGGTCTCGATGCCCAGTACACGCATGGTCATGGCCCGTCAGCGGAAATGGCGGCATTCTACGCCTTTTGACCGGGTAGCGGCAGGGGCCGGGCCGGCGAAACGGTTTGCATGGAGCGCTCACGACGACTAGAATGCTGTGCGCTGCAAGACTGGGTCGTGCGCCCGGGGGCGACATCCCGCGTTATTGCCTCGTTTCGTACCGGCTCGCCTGGCGATGTCGGTGTCACGCGATCGAGCGAGATGGGGCCCCGGAAGGCGTGCGTTCAAACCGAACTCAAGTTTTCCAAGGTAGGTGAGTGCTTAATGCCTTCTGTCAAAGTACGTGATAACGAGCCGTTTGACGTCGCGCTGCGTCGCTTCAAGCGTTCCTGTGAAAAAGCCGGTGTTCTCTCCGAAGTTCGTCGTCGCGAGCAGTACGAGAAGCCGACTGCAGAGCGCAAGCGCAAGGCGGCGGCTGCCGTCAAGCGCCACGCGAAGAAGCTTCAGCGCGAGCGCAAGCGTTTCGAACGGCTCTATTGATCCGTACTGGAGTCGGCCGGCGTTCTCGCGGGCCGTCTCGGGAGGGACGCCAAGCGGCCGCCATTCGGTGGCCGCTTGTTTTTGCGCCGTTTTTCGGCGCGCCACCTTCAACCATGCCTGGATGGCTCGATGGCCGGTCAGATTCCACAGCGCTTCATCGATGACCTGCTGGCCCGTGTCGACGTGGTCGAGGTGGTCGGTGAGCGGGTGAAACTCAAGAAGGCCGGGCGCAACCATTCGGGGCTCTGCCCCTTCCATCAGGAGAAGTCGCCGTCGTTCACCGTCAGCGCCGACAAGCAGTTCTATCACTGCTTCGGCTGCGGCGCCCACGGCAGCGCCCTGCGCTTCCTGATGGAGTACGACAAGCTGCGCTTCCCCGAGGCGGTGGAGCAGTTGGCCGCCCGGCTGGGCCTGGAGGTGCCCCGTGAGGGGGCCGACGATCCCTGTGTCCAGGCGCGCGAGAAGAAGCGCAAGGAAGGCGTGAACCTGCTCGAGCTGTCGGCGAGCTTCTTTCGCGAGCGATTGAAGATGCCGAAGGGGCAGGGCGCCCGGGACTACCTGGCCAGGCGTGGCCTGTCGCCGGAGGTGCAGCAGGCCTTCGGCATCGGCTATGCCCCCGACGACTGGGAGGCGCTGAAGCGTCACCTGGGTGAGCGGGGCATCACCGAGGCGGTGCAGGTGGAGTATGGCCTGCTGGTGCATCGCGAGGACAGTGGGCGCACCTACGACCGCTTCCGCGACCGGGTGATGTTCCCGATCCGCGATATTCGCGGTCGGACCATCGCCTTCGGTGGTCGCGTGCTGGGCGATGCCAAGCCCAAGTACCTCAACTCCCCGGAGACCCCGGTCTTCCACAAGGGGCGCGAGCTCTATGGGCTCTTCGAGGCCCGCCAGGCCGAGACGCGCCTCGATCGTCTGGTGATCGTCGAGGGCTACATGGACGTGGTGGCCCTGGCCCAGTTCGGCATCCGCAACGCGGTGGCCACCCTCGGCACCTCGACCAGCGAGGACCACCTGTCGCGGCTGTTCCGCCTGGTCGGCGAGGTGGTGTTCTGCTTCGACGGCGACCGGGCCGGCCGGCAGGCGGCGACCCGGGCCCTGCAGACGGTGCTGCCGCAGATGATCGACGGGCGCCAGGCGCGCTTCCTGTTCCTCCCCGAGGGGGAGGATCCGGACACCCTGGTACGGCGCGAGGGGCCCGAGGCCTTCCAGGACCGCATCACCTGTGCCAGCCCGCTGTCGGAGTTCCTCTTCGAGCAGGCGGCGGAGGGGCGCGACCTCGAGCGGATCGAGGAGCGCGAACGCTACGCCAGCCAGGTGCTGGCGGCCATCGGCCGCCTGCCGGAGGGCGTGCTGAAGTCGCTGCTGCTGACGGAACTCTCCCGACGCACCGGCGTCGACCAGTCAAGCTTCGAGGCCTTGATGGCCAAGGAGGAGGGTGCGGCACCGGAGTCGTCGGAGGGCCCGGCGGCGCCGCCCGAGGCGACGGTCGCCCCGCCGCTGGTCGGGCGGCCCGGCGGCGGGGCGGCGCTCGGGTTGATGGCCCGGGCCCTGCAGCTGCTGGTCCACGACCCGGGGCTGGTCGAACGCCTCCCCGAGAGCGATGACTGGTGCGACCAGGACGACCCGGATGCCGGCCTGTGCCGCGAGGTGGTGCGCCTGCTGAAGGCGGGGCGCTACCGCAGCGCCCAGGTGCTGCTGGCGCACTTTCACGGCACGCCGGAGGGCGAGCGGCTGGCGGGGCTGGCGCGTCGCGAGCCCCTGGTGCCGAGGGCGCTGCGGGGGACGGAGCTGGACAACTGGGTGGCCTACTTCCAGCGCCATCGCCGGCGGCGCTCGCCTCAGGAGGAGTACGACGCCCTGCTGGCCCGGATGCAGGCGGGGGAGCGGCTGTCGCAGGAGGAGCGTCAGCGCCTGAACGAGCTGTTGATGGAACTCAAGGGGTGAGACTTGCCGTCGCCTGCGGGGAGGGCGCGCGGCGATCGCCGGAAATTGGCGACGGGGTTGATTTTCCTCCTACCATCACCATATACACCAGCGTCACCTGAACGGGACGCAACCTGACAACCTAACACACCTGAATGACCGCGCAAATACATCGAACTGGCAAAAGGGCGGTCTACCCCGCTATACTGTTCGGCTTATCGAGTTTTCTCCGCCTCAGTGCTTCAGGTGCTTCATTCTTCTTCGTCGAGATAGGGTTTCTATGGCTGGAAATGCGCAGCAGCAGTCACGTCTGAAGGAGTTGATCGCGCGCGGCAAGGAACAGGGCTTCCTGACCTATGCCGAGGTCAACGACCATCTTCCCGAGGATATTGCCGACCCCGATCAGGTGGAAGACATCATCGGCATGATCAACGACATGGGTATCAATGTCGTCGAGGAAGCGCCCGATGAAGATACCCTGATGATGGCCGACCATTCCACCGACGAGTCGGCGGCCGAGGAGGCCGTGGCCGCGCTGGCGGCGGTGGAGAGCGACGTGGGCCGCACCACCGACCCGGTGCGCATGTACATGCGCGAGATGGGCACGGTGGAGCTTCTGACCCGCGAGGGCGAGATCGAGATCGCCAAGCGCATCGAGGAGGGCACCCGCGAGGTGATGTCCGCCCTGGCCTATCTGCCGGGCGCCGTGGACTCCATCCTCCAGGCCTATGATGCCACCCAGGACGAGGAGGCGCCGGGTCGCCTGTCCGACCTGTTCTCGGGGTTCATCGATCCCGACGAGGGGATTCCGGGCGTGGCCGAGGCGGAGGTTCCCGAGGAGCCCGAGGCCACGGTCGGCGAGGCCGACGAGGCCGACGACAGCGCCGACGAGGAGGACGACAGCGGCGGCGGCCCGGATCCCGAGGAGGCGAAGGCGCGTTTCGAGCAGATCCGCGAGCAGAACGAGGCGGCGCGCCAGGCCATCGACGCCCATGGCCGCGGTTCCGCCGAGGCCCAGGCCGAACTCGCGCGGCTGGCCGAGCTGTTCTCGCCGATCAAGCTGGTGCCCAAGCACTTCGAGCGCCTGGTCGGCCAGGTGCGCATCAGCGTCGAGCAGGTGCGTGCCCAGGAAAAGGCGGTGATGCAGCTGTGCGTCAAGAAGGCCAAGGTGCCGCGCAAGACCTTCATCAAGGCCTTCCCCGGCAACGAGTCTCGCCAGGACTGGCTCGACGATTTCATGGCCGACAATGCCAAATACGCCGATCGCCTGGCGCCCCTCAAGGCCGATGTCCAGCGCGCCCAGCGCAAGATCGCCTTCGAGGAGGAGATGGTGCTGCTGCCGGTGACCGAGATCAAGGAGGTCAACCGTCGGCTGTCCATCGGCGAGGCCAAGGCCCGGCGAGCCAAGAAGGAGATGGTCGAGGCCAACCTGCGGCTGGTGATCTCCATCGCCAAGAAGTACACCAACCGTGGCCTGCAGTTCCTCGACCTGATCCAGGAGGGCAACATCGGCCTGATGAAGGCGGTGGACAAGTTCGAGTACCGGCGTGGCTACAAGTTCTCGACCTATGCCACCTGGTGGATCCGTCAGGCGATCACCCGCTCCATCGCCGACCAGGCGCGCACCATCCGCATTCCGGTGCACATGATCGAGACCATCAACAAGCTCAACCGGGTGTCCCGGCAGATGCTCCAGGAGATGGGCCGCGAACCGACGCCGGAGGAGCTGGGCGAGCGCCTCGAGATGCCCGAGGACAAGGTGCGCAAGGTGCTCAAGATCGCCAAGGAGCCGATCTCCATGGAGACCCCGATCGGCGACGACGACGATTCGCACCTGGGCGACTTCATCGAGGACGGCACCATGCTGCTGCCCATCGACTCGGCCACCGGCGAGGGCCTGATCGAGGCGACCCGCAACGTGCTCGGCGGGCTCACCGCCCGTGAGGCCAAGGTGCTGCGCATGCGCTTCGGTATCGACATGAACACCGACCATACCCTGGAGGAGGTCGGCAAGCAGTTCGACGTGACCCGCGAGCGGATCCGCCAGATCGAGGCCAAGGCGCTGCGCAAGCTCCGCCACCCGTCGCGCTCGGAGCCGCTGCGTTCCTTCCTCGACGAGTGACGCCCGTCACCGCCCCGAGACGACGACGCCCGCAGGCCTGCCTGCGGGCGTCGTCGTTTGTCAGGGCGCGGAGGTGTCGTCCCGGTCGGCGCGCCGCCAGCGACGGATCAGCAGCAGCAGTTCGAACATCGCCAGCACCAGCAGGGTGTAGCCGAACAGTTCGGTGACTTCCTCGGCGGCGTCCTTGAAGGTGCGCAGGTAGTGCTCGCCGAGGATCGCCTGCCACAGCTCGCTGCGCCCGTAGAGCCGCGAGAACACGTAGGTGGTCAGGAAGCCGGCGGCGAACAGGCCGAAGGCGAAGGTTCCGGCGCAGCGTTCGACTTCGGCGACGAAGGCGCGGCGCTGGCGGATCACCGCGAACAGCACCGGCAGCACCAGCAGGCTGACCAGGGTCTGCCAGGCGCCGTCGAAGACGTGGGCGTCCAGCAGGGCATCCTGCTCGCGGATCAACGAGGCGCCGAGCAGGCCGACCAGCAGCAGCGCCACATGGGGCAGCCGATGGTCGAGCAGGCGCACCGCCAGCGCCAGTGCCGTGGCGATGGCCAGCAGCAGGGACTGGGTCAGCTCGGTGAAGCCGATCTCAGTGAACTGCTCGCTGGTGAGGCCGAGGGCTTCGTGCAGCACGCCCTGCATCAGGGCGCCCACCAGCAGGATGTAGGCCAGGCCGCGCAAGCAGAGGGCGGGAAAACCGATTCGGTCGGGGGGCGTTGTCGAGGGCATCCATGTTCTCGTGGTAACAGGGTAAAGCGTTTAGATCTCATGGCTTGCAGTGCAAGCCATGAGATTTAGGGCGAATTATACCTGTCTTGCCCGGCCGTCGCGCGCCAGTCGACGGCTTCCACTGGGGCGCCCGGCCTCCTCGATGAGCCAGTCATGCACGGCTCGGACGCGGCGATCGTCCAGGGCGCCGCTGGCGTAGACGATGCCGTAGTGCATCCCGGTGGCGACCCGCTGGTCGAAGGGGGCGATCAGCGCGCCGTTGTCCAGCTCGCCGGTGATCAGCGTCTGGCGGGCGATGGCCACGCCCATCCCGGCGATGGCCGCCTCCATGGTCAGGTGGTTGCGGTTGAAGGTGTAGCCGCGGCGCACGTTGACCAGGGGCGCCTCGATGGCCTCCAGGTAGTGCTCCCACTCGCCGTAGTCGTGGCTGCCGCGCCAGGCGGTGACGTCGTGGAGCAGCGGGTACCAGGCCAGGTCCTCGGGGCGCCGCAGCGGTGGTCGCCCGCGGAGCAGTGCCGGGGCGCAGACCGGGAAGATGGTCTCCTCCATCAGCGGGGTGATGGCCAGGCCGGGGTAGTGGCCGTCGTTGAGGTCCAGGGCCAGGTCGAAGTCGCCCTCCCGCAGGGAGATGCTGCTGTCCTCGGCGGTGACGTGCAGTTCGATGTCCGGGAAGCGGGCCTGCAGGCGGGGCAGGCGGGGCATCAGCCACTTGTTGAGGAAGGAGGGCACCGCCCGTATCCGGATGATGCCGCTCATCACGCCGCTGCGCAGCCGCTTCACCTCGAGCCCCACCGACTGGTAGGCCTCGTCCACCACCGTGGCCAGGCGCCGGCCCTCCTCGGTGAGGGCCAGGCGCCGCGGCAGGCGGCGGAACAGCTTGAAGCCGAGGCGGTCCTCGAGCTGCTTGATCTGCTGGCTGACGGCGCCGGTGGTCACGTGCAGCTCCTCCGCCGCCCGGGTGAAGGACAGGTGGCGGGCGCTGACGACGAAGACCTTCAGCCAGGCGTGGGTCTGGGAATTCAGGAGGCGACTCATGGTTTAGTCATTCTATACGATCGACGAGATTTTCTCGATTGCCGGGGCGCAATCCTGCCTCCACCATAAAGGCCAATCGAGGCAGAAAGCCACATGGCTTTAGCCTGACTGACAACAAGATGGCCACCGGCCCCAGCCACCGGAGCGATCCGGCCCCAGACACGAGGCATCATCATGGCAATCAGCGTCTTCGACCTCTTCAAGATCGGCATCGGCCCCTCCAGCTCGCACACGGTCGGTCCCATGCGCGCGGCCTACGACTTCGTCCAGGCCCTGCGAGGCCAGGACCTGCTGGAGCGGGTGGCCCGGGTCGAGGTGCACCTGCATGGCTCGCTGTCGTCGACCGGCAAGGGCCATGGCACCGACCAGGCCGCCATCATGGGGCTGATGGGCGAGCTGCCCGAGACCATCGACCCGGCCATCGTCTCGCCGTGCATCGAGGAGCTGCTCGAGTCTCAGACCCTGCTGCTCGACGGCCACCTGGCGATCCCCTTCCTGTGGGCCCGGGACCTGCAGTGGCACGACGAGAGCCTGCCCTACCACCCCAACGCCATGACCCTGGTGGCCCACGGCCATGCCGGCGAGCTCTACCGCAACGTCTTCTACTCGGTGGGCGGCGGCTTCGTGATCGACGAGGATCAGGCCGCCCGTGGCGAGCTCGATTCCGACCATACGGCGCTGCCCTATGACTTCAACAGCGGCGCCGAGCTGCTGGCGCTGTGCCGCCTGCATAACCTGCGCATCAGCGAGCTGATGATGGAAAACGAGAAGGCCTGGCGCAGCGAGGCCGAGATCCGTGCCGGGCTGTGGCGAATCTGGGAGGCCATGCAGGAGTGCGTGAACCAGGGCTTCCAGGGCGAGGGCGTGCTGCCCGGTGGGCTCAACGTCAAGCGCCGCGCCGGGGCCCTGCATCGTCGCCTGGAGGCGCTGGAGAGCGATACCAACCTGATCTCCACGACCTTCTCGGCGATGGACTGGGTCAACGCCTACGCCCTGGCGGTCAACGAGGAGAACGCCGCCGGTGGCCGCATGGTCACCGCGCCGACCAACGGGGCGGCGGGCATCATCCCCGCGGTGCTGCACTACTACATGAAGTTCCAGGAGGGCGCCGACGAGCGCTGCGTGGTCGACTTCCTGCTGACCGCGGCCGCGGTGGGCATCCTGTGCAAGAAGAATGCCTCCATCTCCGGGGCCGAGGTGGGCTGCCAGGGTGAGGTCGGCTCGGCCTGCGCCATGGCGGCGGCGGGGCTGACCGAGGTGCTGGGCGGCACCCCGGGCCAGGTGGAGAACGCCGCCGAGATCGGCCTGGAGCACAACCTGGGACTCACCTGTGACCCGGTGGGCGGCCTGGTGCAGGTGCCCTGCATCGAGCGCAACGCCATCGCCTCGGTCAAGGCCATCAACGCCACCCAGATGGCCCTGCGCGGCGACGGCGAGCACTTTATCTCCCTGGACAAGGCGATCCGTACCATGCGCGACACCGGCGCCGACATGCAGGATAAGTACAAGGAAACCTCCAAGGGCGGCCTGGCGGTCAACGCCATCGAGTGCTGACATCCCACATCTCTGTCGGGCGGCGAAGGCCGTCCTGCCTGGCGCGCGACCCGGAGCGGGTGGCGCGCCTTCTTGTTTTCAAGCAGCTGCATTTCGGGCGTCTACGCCATTGGTCGAGTTCGGCGATTCTGCGGTTGCCGCCGTGCGCCTGACCCTCTGGCTTACGTTGACGTAAAGGTAATACTGGCCGCGGCGCCAGTGACACCACCGCCACCTCGGCACCACAACAACGACAACAGCAATGCAACGGCGGATCGCCTCGGCGGTCCCGAGAGGACGTCCCATGACCCAGGAGTTCGTGCTCGAGGCTCTCGGGTTGACCAAGGAATTCCGCGGCTTCACCGCCGTGGATGACGTCAACCTGCAGGTTCGGGAAGGGCATATCCATGCCCTGATCGGACCAACGGCGCAGGCAAGACCACCATCTTCAACCTGCTCACCAAGTTCCTGCCGCCGACCCGCGGCGAGATCCTCTATCGCGGCAAGCCCATCACCGCCATGCGGGCCAACGAGATCGCCCGCCTCGGGCTGGTGCGCTCCTTCCAGATCTCGGCGGTCTTCGCCCACATGACGGCGCTGGAGAACGTGCGGGTGGCCCTGCAGCGCTACCTCGGTACCTCCTTCCACTTCTGGAAGTCCGAGCGCTCCCTCGAGCCCCTCAACGAGCGGGCCCTGGCGCTGCTCGAGGAGGTCGGCCTCCAGGACTATGCCGACGTGCTCACCGTGGAGATGCCTTACGGGCGCAAGCGCGCCCTGGAGGTGGCCACCACCCTGGCGCTGGAGCCCACGGTGATGCTGCTCGACGAGCCGACCCAGGGCATGGGGCCGAGGACGTCGACCGCATCGTCGAGCTGATCCGGCGGGTCTCGAAGGGGCGCACCGTGCTGATGGTGGAGCACAACCTCAGCGTGGTCAGCCGGCTGTGCGCCAGGTGCTCAAGGCGATCCGCGAGAACGAGCCCCGGGCGGTGTCGCTGAGCTACAACGTCGACGCCTACAAGCTGATGGCCTTCGTGATCTCGGCCGGCCTGGCCGGCCTGGCGGGGTCCACCAAGACGGCGGTCTTCCAGCTGGCCTCGCTCACCGATGCCCACTGGCACATGTCCGGCGAGGTCATCCTGATGACCCTGCTGGGCGGAGTGGGCACCCTCTTCGGGCCTTTGGTGGGCGCGGGACTGGTGGTCAGCCTGCAGACCCAGCTCGCCCAGTCGCCGCTGGGTAACTGGGTCAGCGTGATTCTCGGGGCGATCTTCGTGATCTGCGTGCTGAGCTTCCGCAGCGGCATCGTCGGCGAGATCCAGAAGATCATCCGCAAGAACTTCAAGTGACGGCCAATGGCCGAGCCACGACTGGGGCGCCTCAAGGGGCGCCCCGCGTCGTTTCGGCCTGGCGGCCGGGCAGCACGGTGTCGATATGCGCGACCAGGAAATCGAGGAACTGGCGCACCTTGGGGGAGCGATGGCGGTGGCGGGGATAGACGGCCCACACCGCGGTGTCGCTGTGGCGATAGGCATCGAGCACGCTGATCAGCTCGCCCCGGGCCAGGTGGTCCTCGACGTAGTAGTCCGGCAGCTGGGCCAGCCCCAGCCCCTTGAGGGCGGCATCGAGCAGCGCCGGCCCGGAGTTGCCGTGCCAGGGGCCGTCGACGCGGACCTCGCGGCGCACGCCCTCGACATCGAAGCGCCAGTGGTCCCGCGAGCCCACCAGGCAGCGGTGCCGGGCCAGCTCGGAGAGGCTGTGGGGCTGGGCCACCCGGGTGAAGTAGGCCGGCGAGCCCACCACGTACTCACGGCGTTCGCACAGCCGTCGGGCGATCAGCGAGGAGTCCTTGAGGGTGCCCATGCGGATGGCGATGTCGAAGCCCTCGTCGATGATGTCCACCTGGCGGTTGGTGAAATGCATGCGCACCTCGAGCCGCGGGTGGCGGCACATGAAGTCGTGGACCAGCGGCGCCAGGTAGCGCTCGCCGAAGGTCGTCGCGCAGGTCAGACCGAGTAGCCCGGTGGGCTTGTCCTGCAGGTCCTTGACCGCGGCCTCGGCCTCGCGGAAGCCCTCGACCAGGTGCTGGCAGTGCTGGTAGTAGAGGCGGCCGGCCTCGGTCAGGCGGATCCGCCGAGTGGTGCGGTAGAGCAGGGTGGTGCCCAGCTGGTTCTCCAGCTGGCTGACCAGTCGGCTGACATGGGAACTCGACACCTTGAGCCGCTCGGCGGCGGCCTTGAAGGCGCCCAGGCGCACCACCTCGACGAAGGCCTCGACGCGGTCCCAGCGTTGCATGTGGCGTCCTCTTCGTGGATTGTTGCTGTATGGCAATAATGTGATGAGTTTGATGCAGTTTATCGGAGTGCGCGCTCTTGCCTAGACTGCAAGGACATCATCCACCCCCTGAATGAAGAGGACCGCACCATGAAATCACGCGCCGCCGTCGCCCTGGAAGCGGGCAAGCCCCTGGAGCTGGCCGAGATCGACGTCGAGGGCCCCAAGGCCGGCGAGGTGCTGGTGCGCATGGCCGCCACCAGCGTCTGCCACACCGACGCCTTCACCCTCTCCGGCGCCGACCCGGAAGGGCTCTTCCCCTCGGTGCTGGGTCACGAGGGCGCCGGGGTCGTCGAGGAAGTGGGCGAGGGCGTCACCGGCCTGCGTCCGGGCGACCATGTCATCCCGCTGTACACCGCCGAGTGCGGCCAGTGCAAGTTCTGCCTCTCGGGCAAGACCAATCTCTGCCAGGCGGTGCGCGCCACCCAGGGCAAGGGCCTGATGCCCGATGGCACCAGCCGCTTCTCCCTGGACGGCAAGCCGCTGCATCACTACATGGGC
The Halomonas sp. M4R1S46 DNA segment above includes these coding regions:
- the tsaD gene encoding tRNA (adenosine(37)-N6)-threonylcarbamoyltransferase complex transferase subunit TsaD; its protein translation is MRVLGIETSCDETGVALYDTERGLAADALHSQVAMHAEYGGVVPELASRDHTRRLLPLIQRVLDDAGLTRSRLDAIAYTAGPGLVGALMVGASTAHGLARALDIPVLGVHHMEGHLLAPMLEDAPPAFPFVALLVSGGHTQLVEVAGLGRYRLLGESVDDAAGEAFDKAAKMLGLDYPGGPAVARLAEAGDPTRLRFPRPMTDRPGLDFSFSGLKTHTLTAIRRLEAEGALDEAARADVARAFEDAVVDTLAIKCRRALEATGLKRLVVAGGVSANRRLRERLEREAGKRGAEVHYPRGRFCTDNGAMIAYVGAQRLLAGEHDEPGRMQAVPRWPMETLQPPAGG
- the rpsU gene encoding 30S ribosomal protein S21, which gives rise to MPSVKVRDNEPFDVALRRFKRSCEKAGVLSEVRRREQYEKPTAERKRKAAAAVKRHAKKLQRERKRFERLY
- the dnaG gene encoding DNA primase — encoded protein: MAGQIPQRFIDDLLARVDVVEVVGERVKLKKAGRNHSGLCPFHQEKSPSFTVSADKQFYHCFGCGAHGSALRFLMEYDKLRFPEAVEQLAARLGLEVPREGADDPCVQAREKKRKEGVNLLELSASFFRERLKMPKGQGARDYLARRGLSPEVQQAFGIGYAPDDWEALKRHLGERGITEAVQVEYGLLVHREDSGRTYDRFRDRVMFPIRDIRGRTIAFGGRVLGDAKPKYLNSPETPVFHKGRELYGLFEARQAETRLDRLVIVEGYMDVVALAQFGIRNAVATLGTSTSEDHLSRLFRLVGEVVFCFDGDRAGRQAATRALQTVLPQMIDGRQARFLFLPEGEDPDTLVRREGPEAFQDRITCASPLSEFLFEQAAEGRDLERIEERERYASQVLAAIGRLPEGVLKSLLLTELSRRTGVDQSSFEALMAKEEGAAPESSEGPAAPPEATVAPPLVGRPGGGAALGLMARALQLLVHDPGLVERLPESDDWCDQDDPDAGLCREVVRLLKAGRYRSAQVLLAHFHGTPEGERLAGLARREPLVPRALRGTELDNWVAYFQRHRRRRSPQEEYDALLARMQAGERLSQEERQRLNELLMELKG
- the rpoD gene encoding RNA polymerase sigma factor RpoD, whose amino-acid sequence is MAGNAQQQSRLKELIARGKEQGFLTYAEVNDHLPEDIADPDQVEDIIGMINDMGINVVEEAPDEDTLMMADHSTDESAAEEAVAALAAVESDVGRTTDPVRMYMREMGTVELLTREGEIEIAKRIEEGTREVMSALAYLPGAVDSILQAYDATQDEEAPGRLSDLFSGFIDPDEGIPGVAEAEVPEEPEATVGEADEADDSADEEDDSGGGPDPEEAKARFEQIREQNEAARQAIDAHGRGSAEAQAELARLAELFSPIKLVPKHFERLVGQVRISVEQVRAQEKAVMQLCVKKAKVPRKTFIKAFPGNESRQDWLDDFMADNAKYADRLAPLKADVQRAQRKIAFEEEMVLLPVTEIKEVNRRLSIGEAKARRAKKEMVEANLRLVISIAKKYTNRGLQFLDLIQEGNIGLMKAVDKFEYRRGYKFSTYATWWIRQAITRSIADQARTIRIPVHMIETINKLNRVSRQMLQEMGREPTPEELGERLEMPEDKVRKVLKIAKEPISMETPIGDDDDSHLGDFIEDGTMLLPIDSATGEGLIEATRNVLGGLTAREAKVLRMRFGIDMNTDHTLEEVGKQFDVTRERIRQIEAKALRKLRHPSRSEPLRSFLDE
- a CDS encoding LysR substrate-binding domain-containing protein, which encodes MSRLLNSQTHAWLKVFVVSARHLSFTRAAEELHVTTGAVSQQIKQLEDRLGFKLFRRLPRRLALTEEGRRLATVVDEAYQSVGLEVKRLRSGVMSGIIRIRAVPSFLNKWLMPRLPRLQARFPDIELHVTAEDSSISLREGDFDLALDLNDGHYPGLAITPLMEETIFPVCAPALLRGRPPLRRPEDLAWYPLLHDVTAWRGSHDYGEWEHYLEAIEAPLVNVRRGYTFNRNHLTMEAAIAGMGVAIARQTLITGELDNGALIAPFDQRVATGMHYGIVYASGALDDRRVRAVHDWLIEEAGRPSGSRRLARDGRARQV
- a CDS encoding L-serine ammonia-lyase, which produces MAISVFDLFKIGIGPSSSHTVGPMRAAYDFVQALRGQDLLERVARVEVHLHGSLSSTGKGHGTDQAAIMGLMGELPETIDPAIVSPCIEELLESQTLLLDGHLAIPFLWARDLQWHDESLPYHPNAMTLVAHGHAGELYRNVFYSVGGGFVIDEDQAARGELDSDHTALPYDFNSGAELLALCRLHNLRISELMMENEKAWRSEAEIRAGLWRIWEAMQECVNQGFQGEGVLPGGLNVKRRAGALHRRLEALESDTNLISTTFSAMDWVNAYALAVNEENAAGGRMVTAPTNGAAGIIPAVLHYYMKFQEGADERCVVDFLLTAAAVGILCKKNASISGAEVGCQGEVGSACAMAAAGLTEVLGGTPGQVENAAEIGLEHNLGLTCDPVGGLVQVPCIERNAIASVKAINATQMALRGDGEHFISLDKAIRTMRDTGADMQDKYKETSKGGLAVNAIEC
- a CDS encoding LysR family transcriptional regulator; protein product: MQRWDRVEAFVEVVRLGAFKAAAERLKVSSSHVSRLVSQLENQLGTTLLYRTTRRIRLTEAGRLYYQHCQHLVEGFREAEAAVKDLQDKPTGLLGLTCATTFGERYLAPLVHDFMCRHPRLEVRMHFTNRQVDIIDEGFDIAIRMGTLKDSSLIARRLCERREYVVGSPAYFTRVAQPHSLSELARHRCLVGSRDHWRFDVEGVRREVRVDGPWHGNSGPALLDAALKGLGLAQLPDYYVEDHLARGELISVLDAYRHSDTAVWAVYPRHRHRSPKVRQFLDFLVAHIDTVLPGRQAETTRGAP